From Salinirubellus salinus, the proteins below share one genomic window:
- a CDS encoding chemotaxis protein CheW, giving the protein MSMEAETPAVDDAPEGETVQVLEFALNDETYCVDIEYVAEIVDRTELTNVPNAPHAVEGVMDLRGRTTAIVNPKTLLGLADAAESKRIVIFNSDTVDDGATGWVVDEVFQVVRVTPGDVEAPPFDDDSIRGVVRREEELVIWVDPEAASAGV; this is encoded by the coding sequence ATGAGCATGGAGGCAGAGACGCCGGCGGTCGACGACGCGCCGGAGGGTGAGACGGTCCAGGTGCTCGAGTTCGCGCTGAACGACGAGACGTACTGCGTCGACATCGAGTACGTCGCCGAGATCGTGGACCGGACCGAACTGACGAACGTCCCGAACGCCCCCCACGCCGTCGAGGGCGTGATGGACCTGCGCGGACGGACGACGGCCATCGTCAACCCGAAGACGCTGCTCGGACTGGCCGACGCCGCCGAGTCGAAACGCATCGTCATCTTCAACTCCGACACGGTGGACGACGGCGCGACCGGCTGGGTCGTCGACGAGGTGTTCCAGGTCGTGCGCGTCACACCGGGCGACGTCGAGGCCCCACCGTTCGACGACGACTCCATCCGGGGGGTCGTGCGCCGCGAGGAGGAGCTGGTCATCTGGGTCGACCCGGAGGCGGCGAGCGCGGGCGTCTGA
- a CDS encoding FlaD/FlaE family flagellar protein, translating into MSTDDGRTTSDPGDAVERAAARLGNELGGTWDHERAGARSTTTDGETGQRAGAGPDASSTGAGERSGRADRLEQLLIHQATAGQRPYLEAVPSGYAAESVVFDWLAFLVDRAGYRATLDALRYYRSVGWLTERAEDQLAEYLRGFPAPPAGESLDVDDHQQSLVFVAKLASLD; encoded by the coding sequence ATGAGCACGGACGACGGCCGGACGACGAGCGACCCCGGCGACGCCGTCGAGCGGGCCGCAGCGCGGCTCGGCAACGAGCTGGGTGGGACGTGGGACCACGAACGCGCGGGGGCACGGAGCACGACGACGGACGGGGAGACCGGCCAGCGGGCCGGGGCGGGACCGGACGCGAGCAGCACCGGCGCGGGCGAGCGTTCGGGCCGGGCCGACCGGCTCGAACAGCTCCTGATACACCAGGCGACCGCCGGACAGCGTCCCTACCTCGAGGCGGTGCCCTCGGGGTACGCCGCCGAGAGCGTCGTCTTCGACTGGCTCGCGTTCCTCGTCGACCGGGCGGGCTACCGGGCGACGCTCGACGCGCTGCGCTACTACCGCTCCGTAGGGTGGCTCACAGAGCGCGCCGAGGACCAGCTCGCCGAGTACCTCCGCGGATTCCCGGCTCCCCCGGCGGGCGAGTCGCTGGACGTCGACGACCACCAGCAGAGTCTCGTCTTCGTGGCGAAACTCGCGTCGCTGGACTGA
- a CDS encoding FlaD/FlaE family flagellar protein codes for MSADLDPTAYDVDELRRAARGLGSAPSRDDAAGTRPSAPARAAAAEELLLAAAEGHARRPYLPALPAGFGAEATVEEFCSFLLERAGFSRAYRTLAHYHETGWLGAAAREALETRLTGLADGTDPRPAGGRLTSEDHRVSLVYVARLATVGEDGGPATDGGEPSPDSRPSPDLWSDGGVDGARTIDPETLAEWFGDGAVPVAFPGGGLADDAPSHDSGQ; via the coding sequence GTGAGCGCGGACCTCGACCCGACGGCGTACGACGTGGACGAACTGCGGCGGGCGGCCCGCGGGCTCGGTTCTGCGCCGTCGCGGGACGACGCGGCGGGGACGAGACCGTCCGCCCCCGCCCGTGCGGCGGCCGCCGAGGAGCTGCTCCTCGCCGCGGCCGAGGGCCACGCCCGACGCCCCTACCTCCCGGCGCTGCCGGCGGGGTTCGGCGCGGAGGCGACGGTCGAGGAGTTCTGCTCGTTCCTGCTGGAGCGGGCCGGCTTCTCGCGGGCGTACCGGACGCTCGCCCACTACCACGAGACCGGGTGGCTCGGGGCGGCGGCCCGCGAGGCGCTGGAGACGCGGCTGACCGGGCTGGCCGACGGGACCGACCCCCGGCCGGCGGGTGGCCGACTCACCTCCGAGGACCACCGCGTCTCGCTCGTCTACGTCGCCCGGCTGGCGACGGTCGGCGAGGACGGCGGCCCCGCCACGGATGGGGGCGAGCCGAGCCCCGACTCGCGCCCCTCGCCGGACCTCTGGTCCGACGGCGGCGTCGACGGCGCCCGCACCATCGACCCCGAGACCCTCGCGGAGTGGTTCGGGGACGGCGCGGTCCCGGTCGCGTTCCCCGGCGGCGGACTCGCTGACGACGCACCTTCCCACGACTCAGGACAATGA
- a CDS encoding cell division protein FtsA has protein sequence MTDETDTDDVRADGGVAPVGVKLGSTRTVAVFPNGEVTEVAESLTCLATYEDSLTGEERVLFGEEAATEYPDRAEYTLRSGLPEDDDRADLTGRFFDAFLGDAGVPTDSAVVYAIPSIDNERGLENLRTVVEGSSVGGRFTRAYPESLCGAVPAMGDGLEAVDEIFVSVNMGSTNLEVSAYRRGEQVAPYATGTVTGNEVDRRIVGYVEEETQRRVAIDITTAREYKEDHADFVDYEAFDDVVQQPGGGSHQFTIEDSVMRAVDEYVDEAVEEVANGFLPKLASTNMKVYQLALEQPVVLTGGMVAIPGLVEAFERRLSEALDREVTAVAPDEPVRAAAVGAQRIAERLAAVHAGGADAAAAADD, from the coding sequence ATGACCGACGAAACCGACACCGACGACGTTCGAGCGGACGGGGGCGTGGCTCCCGTCGGCGTGAAGCTAGGCAGTACGCGTACCGTGGCCGTCTTCCCCAACGGGGAGGTGACCGAGGTGGCCGAGTCACTCACCTGTCTCGCCACCTACGAGGACTCCCTGACCGGCGAGGAGCGGGTCCTCTTCGGCGAGGAGGCCGCCACCGAGTACCCGGACCGCGCGGAGTACACGCTCCGCTCCGGGCTCCCCGAGGACGACGACCGGGCCGACCTCACGGGTCGGTTCTTCGACGCCTTCCTCGGGGACGCGGGGGTCCCGACCGACTCCGCGGTGGTGTACGCCATCCCGAGCATCGACAACGAGCGCGGCCTCGAGAACCTCCGGACGGTCGTCGAGGGCTCCTCGGTCGGCGGGCGGTTCACCCGCGCGTACCCGGAGTCGCTCTGTGGCGCGGTCCCGGCGATGGGCGACGGCCTCGAGGCGGTCGACGAGATCTTCGTCTCGGTCAACATGGGCTCGACGAACCTCGAGGTCAGCGCCTACCGCCGCGGCGAACAGGTGGCCCCCTACGCCACCGGCACCGTCACGGGCAACGAGGTGGACCGCCGCATCGTGGGCTACGTCGAGGAGGAGACCCAGCGCCGCGTCGCCATCGACATCACCACCGCGCGCGAGTACAAGGAGGACCACGCGGACTTCGTCGACTACGAGGCGTTCGACGACGTCGTCCAGCAGCCCGGGGGCGGCTCACACCAGTTCACCATCGAGGACAGCGTGATGCGAGCCGTCGACGAGTACGTCGACGAGGCCGTCGAGGAGGTGGCCAACGGTTTCCTCCCGAAGCTCGCCTCGACGAACATGAAGGTGTACCAGCTCGCGCTGGAACAGCCGGTCGTCCTCACGGGTGGGATGGTCGCCATCCCCGGGCTCGTCGAGGCGTTCGAGCGCCGGCTGAGCGAGGCGCTCGACCGCGAGGTCACGGCCGTCGCACCCGACGAACCCGTCCGTGCGGCCGCCGTCGGTGCCCAGCGCATCGCCGAGCGCCTCGCGGCGGTCCACGCCGGCGGTGCCGACGCCGCCGCCGCGGCCGACGACTGA
- a CDS encoding DUF7115 domain-containing protein, which yields MELPDLLRDRLDGESVLASVDLGGGDRVVVTPSRALCYRSEGLLSDESVETFPLDAQRLELRSGRRKTTFELGYVDERRDFTVPSSRASEVLSPLLGGVLRTADIVETDESVRGAYRFSELTLVVTDRRLVRHVGAAVWDEEYEVAPFADLTGLAFEEGSVGTEVSVEVDGYPQRFKVPNEHAGSVRKTLQNAVFAFHGVDSLAELDAAVGVDSEAEDELVESGFTKKLGDDDDEERPFADLTAPELDHDRDRDGGQETDRETDGRAHASPQADDGEEAVTATRTVETARPETEAERGTGTEPEAGSAETAGDAAAGAEVAARLAALEEAVERQGERIERQQRTIERLVDELRRGR from the coding sequence ATGGAACTCCCGGACCTGCTGCGCGACCGACTCGACGGGGAGTCGGTGCTCGCGAGCGTCGACCTCGGGGGTGGAGACCGCGTGGTGGTGACGCCGTCGCGGGCGCTTTGCTACCGGAGCGAGGGGCTGCTCTCCGACGAGTCCGTCGAGACGTTCCCGCTCGACGCCCAGCGACTCGAGCTCCGGTCGGGCCGGCGCAAGACCACGTTCGAACTCGGCTACGTCGACGAGCGACGTGACTTCACCGTCCCGTCGAGTCGAGCCTCCGAGGTGCTCTCACCCCTGCTCGGTGGCGTGCTCCGGACCGCCGACATCGTCGAGACCGACGAGTCGGTCCGTGGCGCCTACCGGTTCAGCGAACTCACGCTGGTCGTCACGGACCGTCGGCTCGTCAGACACGTCGGCGCCGCCGTCTGGGACGAGGAGTACGAGGTGGCTCCGTTCGCCGACCTGACCGGCCTCGCGTTCGAGGAGGGGAGCGTCGGCACCGAGGTGTCGGTCGAGGTTGACGGCTACCCACAGCGGTTCAAGGTGCCCAACGAACACGCCGGGAGCGTGCGCAAGACCCTCCAGAATGCCGTCTTCGCGTTCCACGGCGTCGACTCACTGGCCGAACTCGACGCCGCCGTCGGCGTCGACAGCGAGGCGGAGGACGAACTGGTCGAGAGCGGCTTCACGAAGAAACTCGGCGACGACGACGACGAGGAGCGACCGTTCGCCGACCTGACTGCGCCCGAACTGGACCACGACAGGGACCGGGACGGGGGGCAGGAGACCGACCGGGAGACGGACGGCCGGGCACACGCGTCCCCACAGGCCGACGACGGTGAGGAGGCCGTCACGGCGACCCGGACCGTCGAGACGGCACGGCCCGAGACGGAAGCGGAGCGCGGAACGGGGACGGAACCGGAGGCAGGGAGCGCCGAGACGGCGGGCGACGCGGCCGCCGGTGCCGAGGTGGCCGCGCGACTGGCCGCGCTCGAGGAGGCCGTGGAGCGACAGGGCGAACGCATCGAGCGACAGCAGCGGACCATCGAACGGCTGGTCGACGAGCTCCGTCGGGGTCGCTAG
- a CDS encoding DUF7537 family lipoprotein: protein MRRSGPEASTHAVSALTLACLLVLAGCSGLTAPAAPTPAETVTPAPVPSPPPTPPPDLAPGLTASGVTDAGALLAAHRSHLEGTSFRTNRTVSRTLPDGTVESRVVTRARFGADGRYHVVRTIDGALRERLGTVARVEQYATSERGFRRRVVDDGNATYATVAPADGEGPQPTALLPGPTAGREVLLALSAVNATVTDRERADGEWRYRLAGTGLRSVAALRSLTGRSDVASIANLSVTAVVTESGLVRSYAVTYADRREGGLVRVRRAGRIAGVGATDVSRPDWYATALVEG, encoded by the coding sequence GTGAGACGGTCCGGTCCCGAGGCGTCCACCCACGCGGTGTCGGCGCTCACCCTCGCGTGCCTGCTGGTCCTCGCCGGCTGTAGCGGGCTCACCGCCCCTGCCGCGCCGACGCCGGCCGAGACGGTGACGCCCGCGCCCGTCCCCTCGCCCCCACCGACGCCGCCCCCGGACCTCGCGCCCGGCCTGACCGCGTCGGGCGTGACCGACGCGGGCGCCCTCCTCGCGGCCCACCGCTCGCACCTCGAGGGTACCTCGTTCCGGACGAACCGGACCGTCAGCCGCACCCTCCCCGACGGTACCGTCGAGAGTCGGGTGGTGACCCGCGCTCGTTTCGGCGCCGACGGGCGCTACCACGTCGTCCGGACCATCGACGGGGCGCTCCGTGAGCGCCTCGGCACCGTCGCCCGCGTCGAGCAGTACGCGACGAGCGAACGCGGGTTCCGGCGGCGCGTCGTCGACGACGGGAACGCCACCTACGCGACGGTGGCCCCGGCCGACGGCGAGGGCCCACAGCCGACCGCGCTCCTCCCCGGCCCGACGGCTGGCCGTGAGGTGTTGCTCGCGCTCTCGGCCGTGAACGCCACCGTCACCGACCGCGAGCGCGCCGACGGGGAGTGGCGCTACCGACTCGCCGGCACCGGCCTGCGCTCGGTGGCGGCGCTCCGGTCGCTCACCGGCCGCTCGGACGTGGCGTCGATAGCGAACCTCTCGGTCACGGCCGTCGTCACGGAGTCGGGACTGGTCAGGTCGTACGCGGTCACGTACGCCGACCGGCGCGAGGGCGGCCTCGTCAGGGTCCGCCGGGCCGGCCGGATAGCAGGCGTCGGCGCGACGGACGTCTCCCGCCCGGACTGGTACGCGACGGCGCTCGTCGAGGGCTAG
- a CDS encoding MOSC domain-containing protein — protein MDDATPTLARVAVYPVKSLDPHPLDRATVREHGGLSHDREFAIVDGDGGYVNGKREPATHRLRSRFEPGEVSETPRGADGSVGGPTLSLRPNDAAEWATFSLADGERAPLEAWLSDYFGYEVAVERDERGGFPDDTHAAGPTVVASGTLEEVGSWFGFGAETARRRLRPNLVVDAPAFWEDRLYSATDRERVVPFTVGDATFEGVNPCQRCVVPSRDPDTGEETPGFRQRFVEKRRETLPPWAGDAWFDHFFRLTVNTRVPRGTVGETVSVGAPVRVGEERPV, from the coding sequence ATGGACGATGCCACCCCGACGCTCGCGCGGGTCGCGGTCTACCCGGTGAAGTCGCTCGACCCGCACCCGCTCGACCGGGCGACGGTCCGCGAACACGGCGGCCTCAGTCACGACCGCGAGTTCGCCATCGTCGACGGCGACGGCGGGTACGTCAACGGCAAGCGCGAACCGGCGACCCACCGGCTTCGCTCGCGGTTCGAGCCCGGCGAGGTGTCGGAGACGCCTCGTGGAGCCGATGGAAGCGTCGGCGGCCCGACTCTCTCGCTCCGGCCGAACGACGCCGCGGAGTGGGCGACGTTCTCGCTGGCCGACGGGGAGCGGGCCCCGCTGGAGGCGTGGCTCTCGGACTACTTCGGCTACGAGGTGGCCGTCGAACGCGACGAGCGCGGCGGATTCCCGGACGACACGCACGCCGCGGGGCCGACGGTCGTCGCGAGCGGGACGCTCGAGGAGGTCGGCTCGTGGTTCGGGTTCGGCGCCGAGACGGCCCGTCGGCGCCTGCGCCCGAACCTCGTCGTCGACGCCCCCGCGTTCTGGGAGGACCGGCTCTACTCTGCGACCGACCGCGAGCGGGTCGTCCCGTTCACCGTCGGCGACGCGACGTTCGAGGGGGTCAACCCCTGCCAGCGGTGCGTGGTCCCCTCCCGGGACCCCGACACGGGCGAGGAGACACCCGGGTTCCGCCAGCGGTTCGTCGAGAAGCGCCGCGAGACGCTCCCCCCCTGGGCCGGCGACGCCTGGTTCGACCACTTCTTCCGGCTGACGGTGAACACGCGGGTGCCACGCGGGACGGTGGGCGAGACGGTGAGCGTCGGCGCCCCGGTGCGGGTGGGCGAGGAGCGTCCGGTCTGA
- a CDS encoding DUF5812 family protein: protein MSDPETPENATEGRFLVTHAEADSAVLKDVDGGQVHTLSENPGLEAGDVVQGTVAPDPPMEVTWRVVEVDTRWRLAVEVSEEPPTAQERDLAPAEVGDVTRRERAGEGEIHVLTVPEPDTEAAVADVHDDEGTLVRAARLGVNRVEIRHEAGLVSVRYLP, encoded by the coding sequence GTGAGCGACCCCGAGACTCCCGAGAACGCGACAGAGGGCCGGTTCCTCGTCACGCACGCCGAGGCCGACTCGGCGGTGCTGAAGGACGTCGACGGCGGCCAGGTCCACACGCTGAGCGAGAACCCCGGCCTCGAGGCCGGCGACGTGGTCCAGGGCACCGTCGCGCCGGACCCGCCGATGGAGGTGACGTGGCGCGTCGTCGAGGTGGACACCCGCTGGCGACTCGCGGTGGAGGTGAGCGAGGAGCCACCGACCGCCCAGGAACGCGACCTCGCCCCCGCCGAGGTCGGCGACGTGACTCGCCGAGAACGCGCTGGCGAGGGTGAGATCCACGTCCTGACCGTCCCCGAACCCGACACCGAGGCCGCCGTGGCAGACGTGCACGACGACGAGGGGACACTCGTCCGGGCGGCCCGGCTCGGCGTGAACCGCGTCGAGATACGCCACGAGGCCGGCCTGGTCAGCGTCAGGTACCTCCCCTGA
- a CDS encoding DMT family transporter, producing MRYRNLLLFLVLAAVWGSAFVAIKAGLDLGFPPVLFAAVRYDVAGVLMLAYAAFVTDRPLPRGRAEWATVAVGATFLIAGYHSLLFVGEGFPEVTSAAAAVVVSLSPVLTTAFARVLLPDERLGVVGLVGMVLGLVGVAVIDPPDPTNLLGNLGLLLVFGAALAFAFGSVLTRRIDADLPIETMEAWSMVGGALLMHGLSAGLGESPAAMLAAVEAAPVDAIGSLAYLSLAASALGFLVYFDLLDRLGPVEINLVSYVAPVFAALVGFLLLSEVIDANTVAGFLVIVVGFVLVKREAIRAEWRRYARSTAESAD from the coding sequence GTGCGCTACCGGAACCTCCTGCTGTTCCTCGTCCTCGCGGCGGTCTGGGGCTCCGCTTTCGTCGCCATCAAGGCCGGCCTCGACCTCGGCTTCCCGCCCGTCCTCTTCGCCGCGGTGCGCTACGACGTGGCCGGCGTCCTGATGCTCGCGTACGCCGCGTTCGTCACCGACCGACCGCTCCCGCGCGGCCGCGCGGAGTGGGCCACAGTCGCCGTCGGCGCCACCTTCCTCATCGCGGGCTACCACTCGCTCCTGTTCGTCGGCGAGGGGTTCCCCGAGGTGACGAGCGCCGCCGCCGCCGTCGTCGTCTCGCTCTCGCCCGTCCTCACCACGGCGTTCGCGCGCGTCCTCCTCCCCGACGAGCGACTCGGTGTCGTCGGGCTGGTCGGGATGGTCCTCGGACTCGTCGGCGTGGCCGTCATCGACCCGCCGGACCCCACGAACCTCCTCGGGAACCTCGGACTGTTGCTCGTCTTCGGCGCCGCGCTCGCGTTCGCGTTCGGGAGCGTCCTCACCCGCCGCATCGACGCCGACCTCCCCATCGAGACGATGGAGGCGTGGTCGATGGTCGGCGGCGCGCTGTTGATGCACGGGTTGAGCGCCGGGCTCGGGGAGTCGCCGGCGGCGATGCTCGCGGCCGTCGAGGCCGCGCCCGTCGACGCCATCGGGTCGCTCGCGTACCTCTCGCTCGCGGCGAGCGCGCTCGGCTTCCTCGTCTACTTCGACCTGCTGGACCGTCTCGGTCCGGTCGAGATCAACCTCGTCTCCTACGTCGCCCCCGTCTTCGCCGCGCTCGTCGGCTTCCTCCTCCTCTCGGAGGTCATCGACGCCAACACGGTCGCAGGCTTCCTCGTCATCGTCGTCGGGTTCGTCCTCGTGAAACGCGAGGCCATCCGGGCGGAGTGGCGACGGTACGCCCGCTCGACGGCCGAGTCGGCCGACTGA
- a CDS encoding DUF4423 domain-containing protein, with protein MHDEWDDGGFGDEGSPTEDVIEVLTASDGATARSIAASLRFPVEEVREMLEDLHANGEIEKDGDGLWVVPDMAGPDDPYIF; from the coding sequence ATGCACGACGAGTGGGACGACGGTGGGTTCGGCGACGAGGGGAGTCCGACGGAGGACGTCATCGAGGTGCTGACGGCCTCGGACGGCGCGACGGCGCGGAGCATCGCGGCCTCGCTCCGGTTCCCGGTCGAGGAGGTCCGCGAGATGCTCGAGGACCTGCACGCCAACGGCGAGATCGAGAAGGACGGGGACGGCCTCTGGGTGGTGCCCGACATGGCCGGCCCGGACGACCCGTACATCTTCTGA